One Oncorhynchus clarkii lewisi isolate Uvic-CL-2024 chromosome 28, UVic_Ocla_1.0, whole genome shotgun sequence genomic region harbors:
- the LOC139387393 gene encoding xin actin-binding repeat-containing protein 1-like, with protein MKPGNTSPPPLPQKPSSNRQQTTKDSQPKCINKAKQNSPQASATNNIPAEYKKSVQLKQKREQKNIGTTLAVDHRSAMSNGTENEMDRNVIQKINAAKEIRMCMQSYTEDGNVQKEINTDFQVAIQNSRGKEKNVVDTAPVLPNKIKVIREKVSQEIQVTKNTNMQQGRTDIHNQGCNTDLQEPYSPTTTDRLSMSQHNSDKLPGGASITVTSCQEEHHQRPEDKVVLRKKKEKKETEDQRRQRLSVHKDDIMRGNVKAAMEIFENLRKREELKTILSQVQEIEGETREVDVSSLKSLFENVPAWIVTPCKHTKQSHTKGEKKVEIESVSNDMESGSSVETVFGDLEKASKDIMHLKEQTLAKLIDIEEAIRKALYSVSNLKSEADIAGLSGLFNESLQTEQSHQPTNNIRKISIASTKATKAKTEPAREASEGKTKGVSGSSKRSESAPLSPVLDKPQIKQSSTSPSSPSFISIHSAARKPVEQPKSPQPQFSSFKPKPERCPSPSSHVANGDLGQQSASDSPNHFYSPASPRRKVSILEVQTVPETVPAGIIGTKTVSEKYEEMDCFGNTFVSSKTSTFVTKHSEKFGVATSPTRYEVVTSPIMQRSGHPFSENAKEGGTVFVTFGQPKPGKL; from the coding sequence ATGAAACCAGGGAAcacatctccccctcctctgcctcagAAACCTTCATCAAATAGACAACAAACCACAAAGGACTCACAAcccaaatgtattaataaagcaAAGCAGAACTCACCTCAGGCCAGTGCTACCAATAACATCCCAGCCGAGTACAAAAAGTCAGTTCAGCTTAAGCAAAAGCGGGAACAGAAAAACATTGGAACAACATTGGCAGTTGATCATCGTTCGGCCATGTCAAATGGCACTGAAAATGAGATGGACAGAAACGTAATACAGAAAATCAATGCAGCAAAAGAAATCCGAATGTGCATGCAGAGCTACACAGAAGATGGTAATGTACAAAAGGAAATAAACACAGACTTTCAGGTCGCAATCCAAAACTCCAGGGGGAAGGAGAAGAATGTTGTGGACACAGCCCCTGTGCTGCCAAATAAGATCAAAGTAATTCGGGAAAAGGTCAGCCAAGAAATACAGGTCACAAAAAACACCAACATGCAGCAGGGGAGAACAGATATTCACAATCAGGGCTGCAATACAGATCTCCAAGAACCCTACTCCCCAACTACGACAGATAGACTTTCAATGAGCCAACATAACAGTGACAAGCTGCCAGGAGGAGCATCCATAACAGTGACGAGCTGCCAAGAGGAGCATCACCAGAGACCTGAGGACAAAGTAGTTCTGAGgaagaagaaagaaaagaaagagacCGAGGACCAGCGACGTCAGAGGCTGTCTGTTCACAAAGATGACATTATGAGAGGGAACGTGAAGGCAGCGATGGAGATATTCGAGAATCTGAGGAAACGAGAGGAACTCAAGACGATCCTGTCTCAAGTtcaagagatagagggagagaccagGGAAGTGGATGTCAGTTCATTAAAGAGCTTATTCGAGAATGTACCCGCTTGGATAGTCACGCCTtgtaaacatacaaagcaaagtCACACAAAAGGGGAAAAGAAAGTTGAAATAGAGTCAGTGAGCAATGATATGGAAAGTGGATCTTCGGTAGAGACTGTATTCGGAGACCTAGAAAAGGCAAGCAAAGATATAATGCATTTGAAAGAACAGACGTTAGCAAAACTTATTGACATAGAGGAGGCGATCAGAAAGGCTTTGTATTCTGTATCCAATTTAAAATCTGAGGCTGATATCGCAGGTTTATCAGGACTCTTCAACGAATCCTTGCAGACCGAGCAAAGCCATCAACCCACCAACAACATAAGAAAAATCAGTATCGCATCCACCAAGGCCACTAAGGCCAAAACAGAACCAGCCAGGGAGGCATCTGAGGGGAAAACGAAAGGAGTATCAGGATCGTCAAAAAGATCAGAGTCAGCCCCACTCTCTCCGGTACTTGACAAGCCCCAAATCAAACAAAGCTCtacctccccatcctctccatcattcatCTCCATTCACTCTGCTGCCAGGAAGCCTGTAGAACAGCCAAAGTCACCACAGCCACAGTTCTCATCATTCAAGCCTAAACCAGAGCGGTGTCCTTCCCCAAGCTCCCATGTAGCCAATGGTGACCTGGGTCAACAATCTGCCTCTGATTCCCCAAACCACTTCTACAGTCCTGCTAGTCCAAGACGAAAGGTCAGTATTTTGGAGGTGCAAACTGTCCCTGAGACTGTTCCTGCCGGAATCATTGGCACAAAGACGGTCAGTGAGAAATACGAGGAGATGGACTGCTTCGGCAACACATTTGTCTCGTCAAAGACTTCGACGTTTGTCACGAAGCACTCTGAGAAGTTTGGAGTAGCCACCAGTCCAACCAGGTATGAAGTCGTGACATCCCCTATCATGCAAAGGTCTGGTCATCCCTTTTCAGAAAACGCCAAAGAAGGTGGTACGGTTTTTGTAACATTTGGTCAACCAAAACCTGGAAAACTTTGA
- the LOC139386795 gene encoding solute carrier family 22 member 13 produces MADFGEILRSIGDFGLFQKLILLGLCFPNLVLPFHLASLIFIQSDPERHCNTDWILRAGSNLSSEEQLNLTVPRQEDGTFSRCLMFSPVDWDIDIIREHGLNQTTDCQNGWVYNNIVYEATIVTDFDLVCGKANVVGLAQTVFMAGILLGSLLFGPFAESFGRQRATQIPMVIMLIFTVTTGLSPNFYLYMASQFLVGIAFGGFRINCIVLATEWVGVTKRSYASCLSQTFSGVGQCILAGMIFFIRDWRLAQFVMAVPIAVVAVYIWFIPESARWLLNQGKTEEAKKLILRVAAINKRTVPDTILEKIAEEKVVQKGGILILIRSPVLRKYFLTITLAWFSLNLSYYCLSFNVGNFGLDIFLTQLMFGLTEIPGHILCIFILEYLGRKISLMSTLLTGGFTCFLILAVPQDNAVAITALAAAGRFFMNNAGSVCNVYVQELFPTSVRQTSTGLGSIATRIAGILSPLLNILATYHWSIPTIVFSSLSLVGGALVFLLPETRRTELPDSTDEAEGKRNVTIAMKIDKGCKVDDYDSEKSTKL; encoded by the exons ATGGCTGATTTTggcgagatcctgaggtccattggaGACTTTGGATTATTCCAGAAGCTCATACTATTGGGACTATGCTTCCCAAATCTTGTCCTGCCTTTCCACCTGGCCAGTTTGATTTTCATCCAGTCAGACCCTGAGCGCCACTGTAACACTGACTGGATACTTAGAGCTGGTTCCAATCTGAGCAGTGAGGAACAGCTGAATCTGACCGTGCCCCGGCAGGAGGATGGAACCTTCAGTAGGTGCCTGATGTTTTCCCCTGTAGACTGGGACATTGACATCATCAGGGAGCATGGACTCAATCAGACCACTGACTGCCAGAATGGATGGGTGTACAACAATATAGTGTATGAAGCCACCATAGTCACTGAT tttGATCTTGTCTGTGGCAAAGCTAACGTTGTCGGACTTGCACAAACTGTGTTCATGGCTGGCATTCTTCTTGGTTCACTCTTGTTTGGACCTTTTGCTGAATC ATTTGGTCGCCAACGAGCAACTCAAATACCCATGGTTATTATGCTCATTTTTACTGTAACGACAGGCTTGTCTCCAAACTTTTATTTGTATATGGCATCCCAGTTTTTAGTAGGGATCGCATTTGGTGGATTTCGAATCAACTGCATTGTATTAG CAACTGAATGGGTCGGAGTGACAAAACGTTCCTATGCGTCTTGTTTGAGTCAGACGTTCAGCGGAGTTGGCCAGTGCATCCTTGCTGGCATGATCTTCTTCATCCGAGACTGGAGACTTGCCCAGTTTGTCATGGCTGTACCAATAGCAGTGGTCGCAGTGTACATATG GTTTATTCCTGAATCAGCCAGGTGGTTATTGAATCAGGGGAAAACAGAGGAAGCTAAGAAGTTGATACTCAGGGTAGCAGCCATCAACAAACGCACAGTTCCAGATACAATTCTAGAGAAG ATAGCTGAGGAGAAAGTTGTTCAGAAGGGAGGCATACTCATTCTCATCAGATCTCCTGTACTTAGGAAATACTTCTTAACTATTACTCTTGCATG GTTCTCGTTAAACCTCTCCTACTACTGTCTGTCCTTTAACGTTGGAAACTTTGGCCTGGACATCTTCTTGACACAGCTCATGTTCGGACTCACAGAGATACCAGGTCATATACTCTGCATCTTTATACTGGAATATTTGGGGAGGAAGATATCCTTAATGTCCACTCTTCTGACTGGCGGATTCACATGCTTCCTAATCCTGGCTGTTCCACAAG ACAACGCCGTTGCTATTACTGCTCTTGCTGCTGCGGGGAGGTTTTTCATGAACAATGCTGGATCCGTATGTAACGTCTATGTTCAGGAGCTGTTTCCCACCTCTGTTAG ACAAACGTCCACAGGCTTGGGCTCAATAGCGACCAGAATTGCTGGAATACTGTCACCATTGCTCAACATATTGGCCACATACCATTGGTCTATCCCCACGATCGTGTTCAGCAGCCTGTCATTGGTTGGTGGGGCTCTGGTCTTTCTGCTACCTGAGACCAGGAGGACAGAACTACCTGACTCTACAGATGAGGCCGAGGGGAAGAG AAATGTGACTATCGCCATGAAGATAGACAAAGGCTGCAAAGTGGATGATTACGACTCTGAAAAATCTACCAAACTATAA